In Lysinibacillus sp. FSL M8-0337, the following proteins share a genomic window:
- a CDS encoding acetyl-CoA C-acetyltransferase codes for MREAVIVAGARTPIGKAKKGSLATVRPDDFGAAVVKETLKRAGYEGPIDDLILGCAMPEAEQGMNVARSIGALAGLPDTTPALTINRFCSSGLQAIAYAAERIMLGHSKAILAGGVESMSMVPMVGNTPRLNPTLAETAPQYYMGMGHTAEEVARQYNVSREDQDAFAVRSHVLAEKAIQEGKFNDEIVPIEVEQHYVDANNKLQVKKFTFSMDEGVRPGTSVEGLAKLRPAFHVKGSVTAGNASQTSDGAATVLVMDREEAEKQGMTPMAKFLGFAVGGVPPEVMGIGPIVAVPKALEIAGLSIEDIDLWEINEAFASQSLQVVRHLGIDQEKVNVNGGAIALGHPLGATGAILTLKLIHELKRQGKKYGVVTMCIGGGMGAAGVFEIL; via the coding sequence ATGCGTGAAGCCGTTATTGTAGCAGGAGCACGAACTCCTATTGGAAAAGCGAAAAAAGGTTCATTAGCAACAGTAAGACCAGATGATTTTGGAGCAGCAGTTGTCAAAGAGACATTGAAAAGAGCGGGCTATGAAGGTCCTATTGATGACTTAATTTTAGGGTGTGCGATGCCTGAAGCAGAGCAAGGCATGAATGTAGCACGTAGCATTGGTGCGCTTGCAGGGCTGCCAGATACGACACCTGCTTTGACTATTAACCGTTTTTGTTCATCGGGTTTACAGGCAATAGCGTATGCAGCTGAACGGATTATGCTTGGTCATTCAAAGGCAATTCTTGCTGGCGGTGTTGAGTCTATGAGTATGGTACCAATGGTAGGAAATACACCACGCTTAAATCCAACATTAGCTGAAACAGCCCCTCAATATTATATGGGGATGGGACATACAGCCGAGGAAGTCGCACGACAGTATAATGTTAGCCGTGAAGATCAAGATGCATTTGCGGTACGCTCGCATGTGCTTGCAGAAAAAGCAATTCAAGAAGGCAAATTTAATGATGAAATCGTCCCAATTGAAGTAGAACAACATTATGTGGATGCTAATAATAAACTACAGGTGAAAAAATTTACTTTCAGTATGGATGAGGGGGTCCGCCCTGGCACATCTGTAGAAGGTTTAGCGAAACTTCGTCCTGCCTTTCATGTAAAAGGTAGTGTGACAGCAGGTAACGCTTCACAAACTTCTGATGGTGCAGCAACAGTTTTGGTGATGGATCGTGAGGAAGCTGAAAAGCAAGGGATGACACCAATGGCGAAGTTTTTAGGCTTTGCGGTGGGCGGTGTTCCTCCAGAAGTGATGGGCATCGGTCCAATCGTTGCAGTACCGAAAGCACTTGAAATTGCAGGTTTATCTATAGAGGATATCGATTTGTGGGAAATTAACGAAGCATTTGCTTCGCAGTCTTTACAAGTTGTACGTCATTTAGGCATCGACCAAGAGAAGGTTAATGTCAATGGTGGCGCAATTGCATTAGGACATCCACTTGGCGCAACCGGTGCAATTTTAACATTAAAACTTATTCATGAGCTGAAACGTCAAGGTAAAAAATACGGAGTTGTCACAATGTGTATCGGCGGCGGTATGGGCGCTGCTGGGGTATTTGAGATTCTATAA
- a CDS encoding 3-hydroxyacyl-CoA dehydrogenase/enoyl-CoA hydratase family protein — MTYNIKKAAVLGSGVMGSGIAAHLANIGIPTLLLDIAPKELTKEEEAKGLTLAHPAVRNRFVNGALQKLLKQKPAPLTSKKNLSLLTVGNFEDDLDKLKDVDWIIEVVVENLAIKQSLYEKIDAVRTPGTIISSNTSGISINAMAEGRSEDFQQHFLGTHFFNPPRYLKLLEVIPATTTAPDVVDFMKKFGEDILGKGVVLAKDTPNFIANRIGTYGLLITLQQMMQGGYSVGEVDSVTGPLIGRPKSATFRTLDVVGLDTFIHVAKNVYDQTTGEEQQVFAVPEFLQKMVTNGWLGAKSGQGFFQKQGKEILEIDPTTLAYSPAKKLQTPSIEMAKQTRGLANKVKALTYAKDRTGELLWGIFAPTLIYSAQLHGEIADDIVAIDNAMKWGFGWQQGPFEIWDAIGVTESVAKMEAEGREVPLFVKDMLAQGFTTFYSEIDGDVAYYNGSQYVKVPVNEKEINLKRYKKKHGVIKSNSGASLIDLGDGIALLEFHSQSNAIGLDIIQMINYAIDEVEANYKGLVIGNQGKNFCVGANLGMILVEAQDDNIFELDFVIKAFQDAMQKIKYSRKPVVAAPFAMTLGGGAEVCLPAAHIQATMETYMGLVEVGVGLIPGGGGNKALYQKFLKGLPHGVEVDYQQIANKVFETIAMAKVSTSGEEARDNNFLNFADGISVNADHQIYDAKQAALALYEAGYQPPVPTKVPVVGASGYGTLLIGAQGMFESGFISEHDLKIAKKLAYVIAGGKVPYGTLVDEQYLLNLEREAFLSLVADPLSQQRMQHMLLKGKPLRN, encoded by the coding sequence GTGACTTACAACATTAAAAAAGCGGCTGTTCTAGGTTCTGGGGTAATGGGTTCTGGCATTGCAGCACATTTAGCAAACATCGGTATTCCAACATTATTATTAGACATTGCACCGAAGGAACTAACGAAAGAGGAGGAAGCAAAGGGGCTTACGTTAGCACATCCAGCTGTAAGAAACCGCTTTGTAAATGGAGCTCTTCAAAAGTTATTAAAGCAAAAACCAGCACCACTTACTTCTAAGAAAAACTTATCGCTTCTAACGGTGGGGAATTTTGAAGACGATTTAGACAAACTGAAAGATGTCGATTGGATTATTGAAGTTGTCGTAGAAAATCTAGCGATTAAACAAAGCTTGTATGAAAAAATTGATGCTGTTCGTACGCCAGGTACAATAATCAGTTCTAATACATCGGGCATTAGCATTAATGCGATGGCTGAAGGACGTTCAGAAGATTTCCAACAACATTTTTTAGGGACACACTTCTTCAACCCTCCACGCTATTTAAAATTACTTGAAGTAATCCCGGCAACGACAACTGCACCAGACGTTGTTGACTTTATGAAAAAATTTGGTGAGGACATTCTTGGGAAAGGTGTTGTATTGGCTAAGGATACACCAAACTTTATTGCCAATCGCATCGGCACATACGGTCTGTTAATTACTTTACAGCAAATGATGCAAGGTGGTTATTCAGTCGGAGAGGTAGATTCAGTGACAGGGCCGCTCATTGGTCGCCCAAAATCAGCTACCTTCCGTACATTAGATGTTGTTGGCTTAGATACATTTATTCATGTGGCAAAAAATGTATATGACCAAACGACAGGAGAGGAACAGCAAGTATTTGCAGTACCTGAGTTTCTACAAAAAATGGTGACAAACGGCTGGCTAGGTGCAAAGTCTGGTCAAGGTTTCTTCCAAAAGCAAGGGAAAGAAATTTTAGAAATTGATCCAACTACATTAGCATATAGTCCCGCGAAAAAATTACAAACTCCTTCAATTGAAATGGCGAAACAAACGCGCGGATTAGCGAACAAAGTGAAAGCATTAACATATGCGAAAGACCGCACAGGTGAGCTATTATGGGGGATTTTTGCACCTACACTAATTTACTCTGCACAGTTACATGGTGAAATTGCTGATGATATCGTCGCAATAGACAATGCCATGAAGTGGGGATTCGGCTGGCAGCAAGGTCCATTTGAAATTTGGGATGCCATTGGTGTAACAGAATCTGTTGCGAAAATGGAGGCAGAAGGTCGAGAAGTTCCACTATTTGTGAAAGATATGTTAGCACAGGGCTTTACTACATTCTATTCAGAAATAGACGGTGATGTAGCATATTATAACGGTTCACAATACGTGAAAGTTCCAGTGAATGAAAAAGAAATTAACTTAAAGCGTTATAAGAAAAAACATGGTGTTATTAAGTCCAATAGTGGTGCTAGCCTAATAGATTTGGGTGACGGTATTGCGTTACTAGAGTTCCATTCCCAATCCAATGCCATCGGTTTAGATATTATTCAAATGATTAACTACGCAATAGACGAAGTAGAAGCAAATTATAAAGGCTTGGTAATCGGAAACCAAGGTAAAAACTTCTGTGTCGGAGCGAACTTAGGCATGATTTTAGTAGAAGCACAGGATGATAACATTTTCGAATTAGATTTTGTTATTAAAGCATTCCAAGATGCTATGCAAAAAATAAAATATTCAAGAAAACCAGTTGTCGCTGCACCGTTCGCTATGACATTAGGTGGGGGCGCAGAAGTATGCTTACCTGCTGCACATATCCAAGCGACGATGGAAACTTATATGGGCTTAGTAGAAGTCGGTGTTGGCTTAATTCCTGGGGGTGGCGGTAACAAAGCACTTTACCAAAAATTCTTAAAAGGTTTACCGCATGGTGTGGAAGTAGATTATCAACAGATTGCCAATAAAGTATTTGAAACAATTGCCATGGCGAAAGTATCAACTTCAGGTGAGGAAGCACGAGACAATAACTTCCTAAACTTTGCAGATGGTATTTCAGTCAATGCAGATCACCAAATTTATGATGCAAAGCAGGCTGCTTTGGCACTCTATGAGGCAGGCTACCAACCTCCGGTGCCAACAAAAGTTCCTGTTGTCGGTGCATCAGGTTACGGTACGTTACTAATCGGTGCTCAAGGGATGTTTGAATCAGGCTTCATCAGTGAACATGATTTAAAAATTGCCAAGAAGTTAGCGTATGTTATCGCAGGTGGAAAAGTACCATACGGCACATTAGTAGATGAACAATATCTATTAAACTTAGAACGTGAAGCATTCTTAAGTTTGGTAGCAGATCCACTATCGCAGCAAAGAATGCAACATATGTTGTTAAAGGGCAAACCACTTCGTAACTAA